In the Paenibacillus sp. FSL R7-0337 genome, CATGTCCCAGGCCCACCCCTTCACTCGCGCCTTCAATCAGTCCAGGCAGATCCGCCATTACAAAGCTGCGGCCGTCTCCAACATCCACTACACCCAGATTCGGGGTAATGGTGGTAAAGTGGTACGCTCCGATCTTCGGCTGGGCAGCAGATACGACCGACAGCAGTGTAGATTTACCCACGCTTGGGAAGCCTACAAGGCCTACGTCGGCCATGACCTTCAGCTCCATGACGATGTAACGCTCCTGACCCTCTTCCCCATTCTCAGCCAGCTCCGGCGCGGTATTGTTCGCCGTCGCAAACCGGGTATTCCCCCGGCCGCCTCGGCCGCCGCGGGCCACTACAACCTGTTGTCCATGACGGGTTAAGTCGGCAAGGATCTCCTGGGTATCATCATCAATCAACACCGTTCCAGGTGGAATCCGCACGATCATATGCTCGGCGTTCGCCCCATGCTGACTCCTGTTGCGGCCCTTGATTCCCTTATCGGCCTTGAAGTGCCGCTGATAACGGAAATCCATCAGGGTACGCAGGCCTTCGTCTACACGGAAGATTACATCTCCCCCACGGCCTCCATCACCACCGGCTGGACCGCCATCCGGTACATACTTCTCACGGCGAAACGCTACGAGACCATCCCCGCCGTCGCCGCCTTTTACATAAATCTTAGCCTTATCTACGAACATAAATGTTCACCTTCCTTACATCTCCAGCGGTAACCGCAGTTCCATATAACCCTTAGCAGGCTGAACCTGCTCCGCCTTCATGATTTTTCCTTGTACTATATTATAAATTTGCCCCTGAAGCAGTTCGGGATTATCTTGCTCTCCCTCACCTTTGAAAGAGATCAGAATGTCCCTTCCCTCCTGTGAAAAGCTGAGCTCAAGCTTCCGCGTGTCTCCATGCTGTGTTATTCCGCTGTACTGGTACGCCCTGACCGTCTGCATAATTACTGAAGTCAGCTCAACCCCTACCTCAGGACTCAGCTTGTCCTCCAGCTGGAGCCCTTCCTCCACCTGTATGTCCAGCTCCAGACTGCTTCTGAACGTACGGAAGGATTGCAGATAGAATACCAAGGAAGGCACTCCTAACTTGGCTATACGGCTGTCGAGCGCAATACGCTCCTTTATTCTTTCCACACATTGTACGGATTTATCAGGCTTGCCCAGCTGGATATATCCGTAAAGCACCTGCAGATCATTCATCCAGTCATGACGATGATGATTCAGTGTCCGGTTTGCCGCCTGCTGCAGAGTGTTCTCCTGTATACGCAGTTCCTCTTCATATTGACGCCGGTTGTAAACAAAGCTGAATGCAAGCACTCCGGCTACCCAGACTCCGAGCAGCAGGCATGTGAAAAGGGAGGTTTGCCAATACACGAGACCTAAAGGAAACACTGCGGATAACATGACTGCCCAGACCTTACTTTTCCAGGATTTCATTCTTTCTCCCCGTCCCTTGGTTCGCAAAATTGATTCCAATGTAAGCACTGCTTATCTTGCTTCATATTCACCATTTCCCAGTATAACACAGGCTTTCTCCGCAATCACCAGAATCCCCTACAAAGTGAGGCTTAAGCTTCGATGCTTACTCAGGTACTTTGCGTGGACCCTGAAACAATTTCAAAAAAAGCCCCCGGCACTGATGCCGGAGGCTTCTCATCTTCATAGGTTCCGTAAGCTTACGCTTCCAGTGCCGCTGCTACCGGAGCGACATCCACCGGATACACGCTCACTTTTTTGCGGTCGCGTCCCCAACGTTCGAACTTCACTACGCCGTCCACAAGTGCGAACAGTGTGTCATCTTTACCGATGCCCACGTTCGTGCCCGGGTGGATTTTGGTTCCGCGCTGACGAACCAAGATGTTGCCGCCGGTTACTGCTTGACCGTCAGCCCGTTTCACGCCAAGACGCTTAGAGTGGGAATCACGTCCGTTCTTTGTGGAACCAACACCTTTTTTCGATGCGAATAATTGAAGATCCAATTTCAACATGTTGTCAACCTCCTTCTTCAAATGATGACTTCCTGTATCTGAATATATTTCCTGTAGGATTTAGCAATATCCTTGAGCATCAGCACCATGGATTCCAGCAAGAGCTGTACCTTGGCGGAAACTTCGGGATCATTCACGGGAACTAGAGTTCCGCTTAAGAATCCATCCTTCATCGAAGTATCCAGAACCACTCCGGTCAGGCTCTCAATCGCATTCACAGTTCCAACGGTAACCGTCGAAACACCCGCGCAGACGATATCCCTGCCATTCCTTGCGTATTCCGCATGCCCCTTGACGGCAAAACCGACAATGACACCCTGAGCAGAAGCCCGTGTAATCCGCACGTTAATCATTAACGCACCTTCTTACGCTTGAATCTTCTCGATAGTTACTTTGGTGTACGGTTGACGATGGCCTTGTTTCTTGTGGTAGTTCTTCTTAGGTTTGTATTTGTAAACTACAACCTTATGTCCCTTACCATGCTTCTCGACTTTGGCTGTTACAGACGCGCCGCTTACCAGCGGAGTTCCTGCAGTCAAACCACCTTCGTTAGAAACAGCCAAGACACGGTCAAACGTTACGCTTGCGCCGTCTTCAGCTTCCAGCTTCTCAATGAACAAAACATCGCCCTCTTGGACTTTGTATTGTTTACCGCCAGTTTCGATAATTGCATACATTGTACTTGCACCTCCTCATGTCTCAGACTCGCCTAGTCAAGGTGGCAATCCCCGGAGGAATTACGCTTCATCTACCCGATCGGAGCGGTTACAGCATGTGCAGGAATGGAACAACCAAACACATACTTGAAGATATTATCATACATATCAGCCCAAGTCAATATCCCCTCACAAAAATAGAGCTTTGGCTCCGATCTTCACTTCCCTACTCCAGCCAAGTCCCAACCTTGCCTGTACCGCCGCAGCACTGGCAGATTACCGGGGCAAATCCGGCGGAATCATGTCTGGCCTTCTTACGGGTCATCTCCAGCAGACCGAGATGGGTCCAGCCGAGAATATGCGTCTTGGTCCGGTCCCGGCTGATAATGCTCTCCAGCTTGTCCGTCACCTGCCTGCGGTGCTCTTCCCGCTCCATATCAATGAAATCAACAATGATAATACCGCCCGTATCCCGGAGCCGGACAAGCCGCCCGATCTCCTCCGCAGCCAGCAAGTTAGTCCGTGTTACAGTATCTTCAAGGTTGGTCCCGCCAGTGTACTGTGCTGTGTTAACGTCAATCACAGTCAAGGCTTCTGTCTCGTCCCAGATCAGCGTAGCGCCGCCTTCGAGGATGATTTTACGGCTGAAGCTCTTGTGCAACTGATCCGTCACCCCGTAAGCAGAGAAAATGGGCTCCTGTCCCCTGTAGAATCCCACAGGCTTGTACCCTTCAGGAGCCATATCCGTCAGGAAAGCTTCCGCTTCCTTAACCGCCTTAGCCGAATCAATCAACAGCTCATCACGCTGCGGATTGAAGGCATCCCGGATGAACCGCTGGACGATGCTCAGATCACAGTGCAGCAGAGCCGGTGCCTCCACTTCCTTGGAACGCCGGGTAATCACTTCCCACTGCGCCCGCAGAAAAGCCAGATCTCCCTCCACGGCCTCCACCGGCTCATCCTCGGAGACGGTGCGCATAATGAGTCCTTCCTCACCCTGGCGCAGCCGCTCGCCTATGCCTTTAAGCCGGCTGCGCTCGGATTCCCGGCATATTTTCTTAGAGACCCCGACATATTCGGCAAAGGGCATGTACACCATCCAGCGTCCGGGCAGCGTATAATGCGTGGTTACCCGCGCGCCCTTGCCGCCCCGCGGTTCTTTTCTCACCTGAACAACAATCTCCTGACCGGGCTGCAGCAGCGTCTCAATCGAAGGCTTGACGGCCGGCTGCTTGTCCAGATGGGGATGCAATACATCGTCTACATATAGGAACGCATTCTTTTTCTGTCCGATATCTACAAAGGCCGCCTGCATACCAGGCAGCACATTCATTACCCGGCCTTTATAATAACTCCCGACCAGACCCTGCTGCTGATCGCGTTCAGCCGCATATTCCACCAGCCTCCCGTTCTCCAGAAGTGCCATTCGGGTAATATGCTGTGTACAGTGAACGATCATTTGTTTCATGGCTTCACCTCTGGTTTGAATCAATCTCGCTTGTTACTTTCCGAAATACGAAGCAATCAGTCGCTGCTCCGGCACAACGGCTACGATATCCCTATCGTTGTTCATCACATAGATATAATGATAATGGTTACGTTTAAATAGACGCAATATCTCATCCAAAGGTTTCGCGAGCGAGGCAACTATTGGGCGGGCAATGTTCTCCGCCACTAGATACCGCTCATAAATCCGCTCACGGTTCATCAAAAACCCGACAAACCGATACGGCAAATTGCGCTGGTCCGTCCAATTAGAATAGAGCAGAAACGCTCCGATCATGAGGAGGTTAAGCCGGAGACCATCCCCGTTCCCAAGCGGAAGCAGAGCGAAACCTATCACAAGCAGGCTGGCCGCAATGCTGACTCTGCCGGTCCACAGCAGCGTGTAATAATACGGAAGCAGCAGACTCAGGGCTGCCTGAAGGATTTTGCCGCCGTCCAGCGGAAGCACCGGGAGCAGATTGAACAGAGCGATCATTGCATTGGCTCCGATAAAATAATCCAGATAGGCGATATTTCCATACTCCACCTGCTTAAACGCCAGCGCCATCAGAATCATAATTCCGTTCTGCAGCGGACCGGCCAGGGCAATCCCGATCTCACGGACAGCCGTAAGCCGCCCATGATCCTCTATAACCGCAACGCCGCCGAAGGGCAGCAGCTCCACCGATCTGACGGTAATGCCGGCCAATAGCGCCGCACATACATGTCCAAGCTCATGAATGAATACGATCAGGAACAAGGTGAGCAGCTCCAGAAACTGTCCGGTAAGCACGGATACCATGAGAATCAGCACGAAGAGCGGATGCAGTGACAATTCAATGCCGCAGACCCTAATCAAACGATACCACTTCGGCCGGATCAATATAAGTCTTGTCTTTCATAACTGCAAAAAATAGCAACGGGACCCGGGCATCCTCCATCCCCTGAATCCAGCCTATTTCGTCTCCGCTCTGTACCCAGTCATCCACCGCGAGCCGTGTCCCGCTCAAATGACCGTATTCTGCCGTGATCTCCCCGGTGTGGCGGACCGTAATACGGATGCCTCCCCGGGCTTCCTTCGAAACGGCCAGGATACGGCCCGTATCTACACTTTTCACCGTGATGCTGGCACTTGAATCGTCTGCCGGTATAATTTCAATGCCATTAAGCGTAGTAGCAAAGGGACGTACAATGCTTCCTGTAAGCGGAGCGCTAAGCTCATGAGCGGCTGTCACCTTCTCCGCCGGTACCTGTTCATCTCCGAAAATGGGAATGAAGGACGGGGCTCCATTGAAATGTTCCTCGTACCAAACCTGTGCCGCTGCAAAATCCATATCATTGCTGAGGATGTCTGTAATAAAGTACTGCGCCTTCACTGCCCACGGCTTCTGTACGGCAAAAATGCCCCATACAGCGCCGAAGACCAACAGACTGGCCACCGTCCGCCGCAGCAGACCAGCACGGAATCCCTGCCCCGGTCCCCTGCCATCTCCATCTTCCCAGTGATTACGCTGCTGTTTCCACATCGTCTCAGGGTCAGGCTCAGAGGAAGAGTCAAATTCATTCCTGTCCCCAGCCCCCCATTCTCTGAATGAGGGAGGACTGCCTGGCAGACGGAACCGCTCTGATGCTGGTGCTGCCCCGGCTGCCGGCTTCTCCTCCAGCAGATTTTGTATACGTTTCTTGCGGCGGTTTTTGGACTCTCTCGGGTATTTCATATTGATCCCTCCGGCGGGCTTGTTTTACTTCCATTTTATGAGTGGCGGAAGCCGCTTTAGAACAAGCCCTGTCCAAGTTACGGCACAACAAAAATAAGCCCGCCGGTGATTTCTCAGCAGCGGGCTCTTAACAGAAGATTGTCATGTATAAGTGCGTGGCCGGGATTCAGCCCATTCCAAAAAATTTCTTAAACTTCTTGAAGGCGCCCGTCTTCTGATCAAGCTGCATCAGCGGCACCGCATCGCCAAGAATACGCCGGGCAATATTACGGTAGGCTATCGCAGCTAAGGAGTCCGGGTTCATCACGGTGGGCTCGCCGTTGTTCGCCGCCCGGATGACCTGTTCATCATCGGGTACAATCCCGATCAGATCGATATTAAGCACCTGCAGAATGTCTTCAATATCAAGCATGTCCCCTGACTTGATCAAGGTCTGACGAATCCGGTTGACCACCAGCTTCGGAGATTCCACCGATGACTGCTCCAAAAGACCGATAATCCGGTCCGCATCCCGCACCGCAGCATGCTCCGGAGTGGTGACGACAATTGCTTTGTCGGCACCGGCAATCGCATTGCGGAAGCCGTGCTCAATGCCGGCCGGACAATCGATCAGAATATATTCGTACTCTTTCTTAAGCTCCAGAATGATATCCTTCACCTGCTCCGGTGTAACTGCAGTCTTGTCCTTGGTCTGGGCAGCGGGCAGCATGTACAGCTCATTGAAGCGCTTGTCCTTGACCAGCGCCTGATTCAGCCGGCAGCGGCCCTCTGCCACATCGACCAGATCATAGATAATCCGGTTCTCCAGCCCCATGACAACATCCAGATTCCGCAGTCCAATGTCCGTGTCCACCAGACATACTTTTTTGCCCTGCAGGGCAAGTGCGGTCCCAATGTTGGCTGTTGTAGTTGTCTTGCCAACTCCGCCTTTACCCGAGGTTACGACAATCGCTTCTCCCATGGAGGCTACACCCCTTTAAACACATTTAAATCCTGACGTAACTTCACTATATTATGAATTTTGTCGATTTGCATAGCACCGCCTGATAAATAGGCAAATTCCATACTGCTCTCCCGGGTTCCCCATTCATCCGGCGGTCTGCTAATAATCTCAGCAATCCGGAGCTGGGTAGGCGCTAGGAGAGAAGCGGCAATAATGGCCTCCTGGTTACCGTTGATTCCGGCGTGTGCCATTCCTTTGAGTGCTCCAAGAATATAGATATCTCCTGAACAGGTAATCGTGCCTCCCGGATTCACATCGCCAAGGAACAGCAGATTGCCCTCATGATGCAGCACCTGGCCCGAGCGGAGCATTCCGCTCATCATGAACAAGGCTTCCGTATCCTTCTCTTCAGGATCTTCAATAGCTTCAACCGAACGGATTAACAGATTTCCCTGACTCTTGAGGATCTCCAGTACCGCTTCTTTATCTTCTTCAGTAACAGCACGGTTGCCCAGCTTAATATCCACATGCACAATCGGTCCGGTCAGAATATTTTGATGGCTGTGCTCCAGCTTGTAGCGAAGCTCGCTTAAGAGATCTTCAAAGGGACATTTGTCGTCTAGCAGGAATACCAGGCCATCCTTGATGCCCTTAATCCTTACGTGCTTGGATTTAACTGTCATATGCCTGTCCCCCTATCCTCATTCATTCGTGCCGGGCCGGGCAAACTCCTTCTTTGGGCGATAAGAAAATACCGCTGCCACTTAAGCAGCTTCCTCATCAAGCGTCTCTTTCTTCAGCAGCTCCAGCTGTCGCCGGAGCGGAATGTAGACAAGCAGGCCTGCAGCAAAATGAATGAGCATGGTAGGCAGCATATAATGCAAGAGCGCCCAATTATATGGCTCCTGGCTTAGATTAAACACATTATAAATGGCAAAAAGAATACTGTCCTCCAGCAGACTGCCCAGCAGCACCACTGTCATCATGAGCGGCAGCGGAGCGCGGGGAATCTGGAATATCAGCCCGATCAGGTACGCAGATAAACCCATAGCGAAGGAATGAGCACCCAGTATGCGGCCATAGAAGACCACATCATGCAGCATACCGAACGACAAGCCCAGAATAAGTGCAGTATGCCGGTGATGGTATACCGTTACAAACAGAATGACGATGAAGACGAGATTAGGAATAATCCGCATCTGCCAGCCGTCAGGAATCAGCCAGGGAAGCACTGTGCCTTCCAGAATAAATAAAATGAATAACAAAAGTACCAGGACAGGTCTGCGCATCCTCACTATTCTACACGCTCCTCCGTATAGACAACGAAGAGTTCCTTCCAGTCCTGGAATCCTGCCGCCGGCTTGATAATCGCTGTAGAGGTGAACCCGTATTGTCCTACCTTGACTTCTTCCACCTTGCCGATTGTCATTCCACGGGGATACATCCCCCCGCCGCCAGACGAAATAATCATATCACCCTCGGCAATCGGATCGCCTACGGGGATTTTGTTCATCAGCAGCATTCCGGTCTGCTGGTCGTAGCTCTCAATCATCCCAAAGGTCTTGCCTTCCTTGTTAACAGCGGTTGCCGATATAGGAGGCTGTGAGTTGGGGTCTTTGCTATCCATCATTGTCATCAGCTTCACAGTAGAGGTAAATTTACTTACATTACTTATGACTCCTACAAGGCCCTCGACAGAAGTTACAGACATATTCAGCCGGATGCCATCCTTCTCCCCAAGATCAATGACAAGGGTATTATTGCCTGATTCTGTCGTTACACTGACAACATTGGCGATTAGATATTCATATTTATACATGTTTTTTTGGGCTTCCGTAAATTTAAGATCCTTTTTGTAGCCCTCATTCTCAGCTTTAATAAAATTTAACTGCGCCTTATCCCGGGCGTACTGTGCAGCGAGAATCTTAAGCTGCTTGTTCTCTTCGGCCAGCTCATTCAGAGTGCCGATATCTTGGAAGAAGCCCGCTACGTATCCAGCGGGCTTGTAGAACAATTTCTGCACGAATCCGGTCGTATCTCTGAGGAAGTTCTCCGGCCAGGACAGGGTCTTTCTCTGCCCCAGGCTGAAGCCCATCAGAACGATAAACGTAACCAGCGTAATCAGCAATATAAACAGTCGTTTATTGTTAAACAGCTTGAACAATCTCGAGCACCCTCTAATAACCGTATTTCTCCAACCTCAGGGATTGACGTTCACAGTCCGCATGTTCCTAGCGTTTGGAGCGGAGACCCGAACTGCTGCGGCTCTTGAACAAGTGGATATTCTCCAGCGCCTTGCCTGTGCCGATCGCAACACAGTCCAGCGGATTCTCGGCCACAATCACCGGCATTCCGGTCTCGCGCGCCAGCAGCTTGTCCAGGTTGCGCAGAAGCGCACCGCCGCCCGTAAGCACAATGCCGCGGTCCATAATATCAGCGGCCAGCTCCGGCGGACATTTCTCCAGCGTAACCTTCACGGCTTCAACAATCGCATTCACAGTATCGGACAGAGCTTCGCAGATTTCATCGGAGGTAATGGTCAGCGTCTTCGGCAGACCGGTTACCAGATCGCGTCCGCGGATCTCCATCGTCTCAGCCTTCTCAAGCGGCAGGGCAGAGCCCACATCCATCTTGAGCTGCTCGGAGGTGCGTTCACCGATCATAAGGTTATACTGACGCTTGATGTATTGGATGATAGACTCATCCGCATCATCCCCAGCCACGCGTACAGAACGGCTGGTAACAATACCGCCGAGTGAGATTACAGCAACCTCGGTAGTTCCGCCGCCGATATCTACAACCATACTGCCGGTTGGTTCCCATACCGGAAGATCTGCACCTATGGCAGCAGCAAATGGCTCCTCGATAATGTAAGCTTCCCGTGCTCCGGCCTGCTTCGTAGCATCCTCTACCGCACGTTGTTCAACGGCTGTAATTCCGGAGGGCACACACACCATGACATTCGGATGGCGCTGGAACATCGAGCGCTGCTTCTGGGCCTGGCGGATGAAATATTTGATCATAGTTGCTGTAGTATCGAAATCAGCGATGACCCCGTCCTTCATTGGTCGGATGGCACGGATGTTGCCCGGCGTGCGTCCGATCATTTTTTTGGCAGATTCCCCTACGGCTTCAATCGTCTTGCTATCTGTATTAATGGCTACCACGGACGGCTCTCTGACAACGATCCCTTTACCGCGCACGTAGACAAGCGTATTCGCTGTCCCCAAGTCAATTCCTAAGTCTTTCGTAAAACCACCTAACATCTTGTATGCTCCTTTTCCATGTGAATCTAGACAATTGTATTACATGTAGCCTTTCTCTTTCAAACTTACGTAGCTGCTGTCTCCGATCACCAGATGATCCAGCACATCAATGCCGACAATTTCGCCTGCCTGCATCAACCTAGAGGTCAGGGAGATGTCTTCAGGGCTCGGCGTAGGATCACCACTCGGATGATTATGTGCGCATATAATTGCTGCGCTGCTGCATTTCATGGCTGCCCGGAACACCTCGCGGGGATGCACAATGGAGGCATTAAGGCTACCCATGGACAATGTTTCCTGCGCAATAACATGATTCTTCGTATTCAGGAACAGGCAGATAAAATGCTCCTTCTGCAAATAACGCAGCTGTTCGGTCAGAATCTCCGCCGCGTCCTGGGGACTGCGGATAATGACCGGTTCGGTAAGCCGGGAATTCGCCATGCGTCTTCCCAGCTCTATGCCTGCTTTGAGTTGCACGGCCTTGGCAGGGCCGATGCCGTTGATTGTTGTCAATTCTTCAATGCTCAGATCCGCCAGTCCGCGGAGACCGCCTGCATGGCTCAAGAGCCGCTGGGCGATAAGAAGGGCAGATTCACGGTGCGCACCTGTGCGCAGCAGAATAGCCAGAAGCTCCGCTTGACTTAATGATTCCGCCCCATAATGCATCAAGCGCTCTCGTGGTCGTTCTTCATGGGGGAGGTCACGCAGCATAAATGTTTGCGACTCCATCCCTAACCTTCTTTCTTCGGCTACCCTTACCGGTTCAGCACCGAAATGCCAAACCCGGACAACATACCGCTCAGCAGTGACAGCGGCAGCCCGACCACGTTAAAATAGCAGCCTTCAATTTCTTCCACCAGGGTGGCTCCCAGTCCTTGTATCGCGTAAGAGCCGGCTTTGTCGGCAGGCTCCCCGGTCGCTATGTAAGCGGAGATTTCCTCTTCGCTCATTGCTCTCATAGTTACAGAGGTTACCCTATGATCTACCAGGGTACGTCCCTCTGCGGAACCGATGCAGGCCACCCCGGTGTATACCTGATGCGTCCGGCCTTGCAGCATGCCCAGCATTCTGGCGCTGTCCTGCTCATCCGCTGGCTTGCCGAGCACCATTCCGTCAAGCACAACAATCGTGTCGCTGCCGATGATAACGGCATCACGGTCTCCGGCAACAGGAATCACAGCTTCTGCCTTACGCAGAGCCAGATTCCGTACAATAGCTTCAGGGCTCCATTCGGGCGGTGTACTCTCATCAGCATCGCTGGACAGCACCTCGAAAGGCAGTCCAAGCGAGGCTAACAGCTCACGCCGCCGCGGCGAACCTGAGGCCAGAATAATATGCCGCGAATTGTCATGCTCCACTGTAATTACGTCCCTTCCTGATGCTGCCAGCTAAGGCTACAGCCTGCGGTACAGCCATACGGCTGTAATAATTCCGGCAAGACTGAGCAGGCACAGTTTCAAATGGATTGTGATGTCATAGGTTATGATGTCTAAATCGGCTTGCGGCGACCACTTGAGAACAGTCGAAGCTGTAAGAAAAGACAGAGCTTGTACAGGTTCCAGCAGCTTGGCAATCCAGGCTCCGGCCAGCCAGCCCAGAATAAGAAATAACAGCAGTGTTCCTACATTTTTCTTCTTCATTCAAGTCTTCCCTCGCCATTTTTTGACACCCTAATTATTATACGGTGAAACGGAGTGCAATACAAACTCAAAATCCATCCAGGGAATGTTTACCACGTAAGCAGCCTGCGGATTTTATCACACCACAGGATTACCTCTGGAAATACAGCAATCCCCCGCCGGGCATACGCCTGGTACGGGGGATCATTTATTAAGCCTATAGTCAGCGGCGCTTTACGCCTCAGTTGTCAGCTCATGGCGGACAACAGGCTTTTCTGGCCGGTCAGGAAGCTCATCATGGCCTCCTGCACCTCCCAGAGCAGCCCCTCCGCTTTATTCTTGCTGTATTCGTTCAAGGCGGCTATTCCCTGGCTCATGGATTTCTCCAGCCCGTCAGCGATTCTCTGCCCTTCCGGGGTCAGGCCCGGCTCCAGCGCCTTGACCGCCTGGGTCCACTGCATATGGAGATCACTTACCTCTCCGCCAGCGTTTCCGCTGCTCCCCCCGCCAAGCAGAGAAGCAGACAAGCTGCTCAGCTCGCTTAACAGCTTGCTGCTGAGTGTGAAGTAACTGTCCACCGCCACCGCCGTTCCGGTATAACGGACCTGATTCACAGCTGGCAGGGCCACTTCTCTCACGTACAGCTCGATGCCCTGCCCCTTTAGGCCATTGCTGAGCAGCTTGGCCTGCTCACGGTCAGGAGACATTCCGGCGTACACACGGTTGCCGTCTGCCGGGTCAAGACCTGCGGCAAGGCCTGCGGCCAGCAGCTCCTGCCGGGCCTGCTCCGCTCCTGCCGGTGTACTGAAGACACCATATTGCAGTAGATAATAGCTCTGCGGGGCAACCTGAACCGGAATTTGTGCGATCACCGCTTCTCCCATCTGCTCAGCAGGCACACCCGTTATGTCTGCCGGTGTACCGCCGTTTGCCGCCGTTTGCCCCTGAGTGATTCCCGTCTTAACCGCCGCATTGCCGGCAGCTTTACCATTCTCTCCCGACCCTCCTATGATGAACGACAGGGCTGCGTATCCGAGCAGAATTCCCGTTCCCAGTGCTCCAGCGATGGACAGTGCGAACTTCCACCAATACGAGGGACGGCGGGTATGATAAGAGCCGCCGTAGCTATCCCCTTGAGCGCCGGATTGATCATAACTGTCTGTAGCAGATTCACGGTTATCGTCATGCAGCGGGTAGTAGTCATCTGCTGAATGCAGTCCTTCTTCATCTGACCCTCCATAGAAGGAATGCTCCTCCGAATCTTCACTCTGTTCCCATAGATTCCTTGCAGAAGCAGGACGGACAACAGAATACAGCCCCAAATCATAGTTATCCTCAGGAGCTTTCATTTTCCGGCGGCCAGAGCCTGGGGGCTTCATGTAAGCTGCCTCTACTGACCGG is a window encoding:
- the obgE gene encoding GTPase ObgE, giving the protein MFVDKAKIYVKGGDGGDGLVAFRREKYVPDGGPAGGDGGRGGDVIFRVDEGLRTLMDFRYQRHFKADKGIKGRNRSQHGANAEHMIVRIPPGTVLIDDDTQEILADLTRHGQQVVVARGGRGGRGNTRFATANNTAPELAENGEEGQERYIVMELKVMADVGLVGFPSVGKSTLLSVVSAAQPKIGAYHFTTITPNLGVVDVGDGRSFVMADLPGLIEGASEGVGLGHEFLRHVERTRIIIHVVDMSGSEGRDPFEDWVLINDELKQYNAALIDRPQIVAANKMDMPESEENLASFRERVAELRPDLEIMPISSLTRQGVQELLYRATDILDSIPVAPVVEEVAGKERKVYKLEAEEDNSFTITRDNEAFVVNSPRIERMIKRMQLSTHDAILRLARTLRHMGVDAELRRRGAVEGTIVRIADFEFEFVENSSYY
- a CDS encoding Spo0B domain-containing protein, which translates into the protein MKSWKSKVWAVMLSAVFPLGLVYWQTSLFTCLLLGVWVAGVLAFSFVYNRRQYEEELRIQENTLQQAANRTLNHHRHDWMNDLQVLYGYIQLGKPDKSVQCVERIKERIALDSRIAKLGVPSLVFYLQSFRTFRSSLELDIQVEEGLQLEDKLSPEVGVELTSVIMQTVRAYQYSGITQHGDTRKLELSFSQEGRDILISFKGEGEQDNPELLQGQIYNIVQGKIMKAEQVQPAKGYMELRLPLEM
- the rpmA gene encoding 50S ribosomal protein L27, encoding MLKLDLQLFASKKGVGSTKNGRDSHSKRLGVKRADGQAVTGGNILVRQRGTKIHPGTNVGIGKDDTLFALVDGVVKFERWGRDRKKVSVYPVDVAPVAAALEA
- a CDS encoding ribosomal-processing cysteine protease Prp, translating into MINVRITRASAQGVIVGFAVKGHAEYARNGRDIVCAGVSTVTVGTVNAIESLTGVVLDTSMKDGFLSGTLVPVNDPEVSAKVQLLLESMVLMLKDIAKSYRKYIQIQEVII
- the rplU gene encoding 50S ribosomal protein L21 codes for the protein MYAIIETGGKQYKVQEGDVLFIEKLEAEDGASVTFDRVLAVSNEGGLTAGTPLVSGASVTAKVEKHGKGHKVVVYKYKPKKNYHKKQGHRQPYTKVTIEKIQA
- a CDS encoding Rne/Rng family ribonuclease is translated as MKQMIVHCTQHITRMALLENGRLVEYAAERDQQQGLVGSYYKGRVMNVLPGMQAAFVDIGQKKNAFLYVDDVLHPHLDKQPAVKPSIETLLQPGQEIVVQVRKEPRGGKGARVTTHYTLPGRWMVYMPFAEYVGVSKKICRESERSRLKGIGERLRQGEEGLIMRTVSEDEPVEAVEGDLAFLRAQWEVITRRSKEVEAPALLHCDLSIVQRFIRDAFNPQRDELLIDSAKAVKEAEAFLTDMAPEGYKPVGFYRGQEPIFSAYGVTDQLHKSFSRKIILEGGATLIWDETEALTVIDVNTAQYTGGTNLEDTVTRTNLLAAEEIGRLVRLRDTGGIIIVDFIDMEREEHRRQVTDKLESIISRDRTKTHILGWTHLGLLEMTRKKARHDSAGFAPVICQCCGGTGKVGTWLE
- a CDS encoding site-2 protease family protein — its product is MIRVCGIELSLHPLFVLILMVSVLTGQFLELLTLFLIVFIHELGHVCAALLAGITVRSVELLPFGGVAVIEDHGRLTAVREIGIALAGPLQNGIMILMALAFKQVEYGNIAYLDYFIGANAMIALFNLLPVLPLDGGKILQAALSLLLPYYYTLLWTGRVSIAASLLVIGFALLPLGNGDGLRLNLLMIGAFLLYSNWTDQRNLPYRFVGFLMNRERIYERYLVAENIARPIVASLAKPLDEILRLFKRNHYHYIYVMNNDRDIVAVVPEQRLIASYFGK
- a CDS encoding M23 family metallopeptidase, which translates into the protein MKYPRESKNRRKKRIQNLLEEKPAAGAAPASERFRLPGSPPSFREWGAGDRNEFDSSSEPDPETMWKQQRNHWEDGDGRGPGQGFRAGLLRRTVASLLVFGAVWGIFAVQKPWAVKAQYFITDILSNDMDFAAAQVWYEEHFNGAPSFIPIFGDEQVPAEKVTAAHELSAPLTGSIVRPFATTLNGIEIIPADDSSASITVKSVDTGRILAVSKEARGGIRITVRHTGEITAEYGHLSGTRLAVDDWVQSGDEIGWIQGMEDARVPLLFFAVMKDKTYIDPAEVVSFD
- the minD gene encoding septum site-determining protein MinD, with the translated sequence MGEAIVVTSGKGGVGKTTTTANIGTALALQGKKVCLVDTDIGLRNLDVVMGLENRIIYDLVDVAEGRCRLNQALVKDKRFNELYMLPAAQTKDKTAVTPEQVKDIILELKKEYEYILIDCPAGIEHGFRNAIAGADKAIVVTTPEHAAVRDADRIIGLLEQSSVESPKLVVNRIRQTLIKSGDMLDIEDILQVLNIDLIGIVPDDEQVIRAANNGEPTVMNPDSLAAIAYRNIARRILGDAVPLMQLDQKTGAFKKFKKFFGMG